One Pseudomonas entomophila genomic window carries:
- a CDS encoding histidine phosphatase family protein encodes MLQGTIDKPATLKTPKVFRWSSLALVAVGLCALLALVAATRWVTSTQVADLGSAQQMRSQGVYGEWAAGSVIVLVRHAERCDRSHAACLNDPTGITVAGSQAAEGVGAGLRQLGLDSADLLASPEVRTQQTAGFMFAKPVATQEWLAQCDRDFSQAVFAHKRAGHNLVLVTHSGCIDQLERTLGVAGGERSSSYASALFVTLGSHGQARILGQMNATQWRKLEVGKGA; translated from the coding sequence ATGTTGCAGGGCACCATCGATAAACCCGCCACGCTGAAAACGCCCAAGGTGTTCCGCTGGTCCTCCCTGGCACTCGTCGCGGTCGGCCTCTGCGCGTTGCTGGCACTGGTGGCGGCGACCCGCTGGGTAACCTCCACGCAGGTCGCCGACCTGGGCAGCGCGCAGCAGATGCGCAGCCAGGGTGTGTACGGCGAATGGGCAGCCGGTTCGGTGATCGTCCTGGTACGCCATGCCGAGCGGTGCGACCGCTCCCATGCGGCCTGCCTGAACGACCCCACCGGTATCACCGTTGCCGGCAGCCAGGCCGCCGAAGGGGTCGGCGCTGGCCTGCGCCAGTTGGGCCTGGACAGCGCCGACCTGCTCGCCAGCCCCGAGGTGCGCACCCAGCAGACCGCCGGTTTCATGTTTGCCAAACCTGTTGCCACCCAGGAATGGCTGGCGCAATGTGACCGGGATTTCAGCCAGGCGGTCTTCGCCCACAAGCGTGCCGGGCATAATCTGGTGCTGGTCACCCACAGTGGTTGCATCGACCAGCTTGAGCGCACGCTAGGGGTCGCCGGCGGCGAACGTTCGAGCAGCTACGCCAGTGCCCTGTTCGTCACCCTGGGCAGCCATGGCCAGGCCAGGATCCTTGGCCAGATGAACGCCACCCAGTGGCGCAAGCTCGAAGTCGGCAAGGGAGCCTGA
- a CDS encoding heavy metal translocating P-type ATPase codes for MSAHHHHHHGHHHGHLHFGAGLLSADERRQAGQQLTLAMLALGLLALGLIWRWLAPSQDGVAQLLLGVASLLVAVPVLRSAWHSLLQPSLHGVTDQLIALAMLGAWATGDLATAALLPIIMILGHVLEERSVLGSQEAIGALGRLTRSQARLIGADGEVREVDNASLKPGDQVEVRAGDRVPADGRVLHGQASLDTAPITGEALPQEVDVGAQVYGGAINLDGLLRVEVTGIGDDSTLGKVIALMQRAEQAKPPITRLLERHAGRYLVLVLLIAAATWFVTGDAQAMLAVLVAACPCALVLSAPATAIAGIAVAARHGILIRGSAFLEELADLSSLVIDKTGTLTHGALHLQRVLPGEPGLAQEQIIRLAASLGTASSHPVSRALASRVPHDQHLAVSELHERQGFGVVARTERGEAALGRPELFTRLGIEIPPVPEHDGPIAGLALNGRFQGWLLLADSIRQEAPQALEQLRALGLGRQLLLTGDRRSVAEAVASQTGISRVVAQALPEDKLRHVNQEIHAGFRPMVVGDGINDSLALKAGVVGVAMGAGGTDIAMAAADIVLINGDLRRLATCIRLSRLCRRTLQWNVLIGLGWTLGIMLAAAFGLLGAAGAMIAALLHNLSTLLVLGNAGRLLRYDERDMKG; via the coding sequence ATGAGCGCCCACCACCATCACCATCACGGCCATCACCATGGTCACCTTCACTTTGGCGCCGGGCTGTTGTCCGCTGACGAACGCCGGCAGGCGGGGCAACAACTGACCTTGGCCATGCTTGCCCTTGGCCTGCTGGCACTCGGGCTGATCTGGCGCTGGCTGGCCCCTTCGCAGGACGGCGTGGCACAGCTGCTACTGGGTGTGGCGTCACTGCTGGTGGCCGTGCCGGTGCTGCGTTCGGCCTGGCACAGCCTGCTGCAACCGTCCCTGCACGGTGTCACCGACCAGTTGATCGCCCTGGCCATGCTCGGTGCCTGGGCCACCGGCGACCTGGCCACCGCGGCGCTGCTGCCGATCATCATGATCCTCGGCCATGTGCTCGAAGAGCGCAGTGTGCTGGGGTCCCAGGAGGCCATCGGTGCCCTCGGCCGGCTGACCCGCAGCCAGGCGCGGCTGATCGGCGCCGACGGTGAGGTGCGGGAGGTCGACAATGCCAGCCTGAAACCCGGCGACCAGGTGGAAGTGCGCGCCGGTGACCGGGTGCCGGCCGATGGCCGCGTGCTGCATGGGCAGGCCAGCCTGGACACTGCGCCGATCACCGGCGAAGCCTTGCCCCAGGAAGTGGACGTCGGGGCGCAGGTTTACGGTGGCGCGATCAACCTCGATGGCCTGCTGCGTGTCGAGGTCACCGGCATCGGCGACGACTCCACGCTGGGCAAGGTAATCGCCTTGATGCAACGCGCCGAGCAGGCCAAGCCACCGATCACCCGCCTGTTGGAGCGCCATGCCGGGCGCTACCTGGTGCTGGTGCTGTTGATCGCCGCCGCCACCTGGTTCGTCACCGGCGATGCCCAGGCCATGCTCGCGGTGCTGGTCGCCGCCTGCCCGTGCGCGCTGGTGCTGTCGGCGCCGGCCACGGCGATTGCCGGGATCGCCGTGGCCGCGCGGCACGGCATCCTGATCCGCGGCTCGGCGTTTCTCGAGGAACTGGCCGACCTGTCGTCGCTGGTGATCGACAAGACCGGCACCCTGACCCACGGTGCGCTGCACCTGCAGCGGGTATTGCCGGGCGAGCCGGGCTTGGCGCAAGAGCAGATCATCCGCCTGGCCGCCAGCCTCGGCACCGCCAGCAGCCACCCGGTCAGCCGGGCCCTGGCCAGCCGGGTGCCTCATGACCAACATCTGGCCGTCAGCGAGCTGCATGAGCGCCAGGGCTTCGGCGTGGTTGCCCGCACCGAGCGGGGCGAAGCGGCACTGGGCCGCCCGGAGCTGTTCACGCGCCTGGGCATCGAGATCCCGCCAGTGCCGGAACACGACGGCCCCATTGCCGGGCTGGCCCTGAACGGCCGTTTCCAGGGCTGGTTGCTGCTGGCCGACAGCATCCGCCAGGAGGCGCCGCAAGCACTTGAGCAGCTTCGCGCATTGGGGCTGGGCCGGCAGTTGCTGCTTACCGGCGACCGGCGCAGCGTCGCCGAGGCGGTCGCCAGCCAGACCGGAATCAGCCGTGTGGTCGCCCAGGCCTTGCCCGAAGACAAGCTGCGCCACGTCAACCAGGAGATCCACGCCGGCTTCCGGCCGATGGTGGTCGGTGACGGCATCAACGATTCACTGGCGCTCAAGGCCGGCGTGGTCGGGGTGGCGATGGGCGCGGGCGGTACCGACATCGCCATGGCCGCGGCGGATATCGTGCTGATCAACGGCGACCTGCGCCGCCTGGCCACCTGCATTCGCCTCAGCCGCCTGTGCCGGCGTACCCTGCAATGGAACGTGCTGATCGGCCTGGGCTGGACGCTCGGCATCATGCTGGCGGCGGCGTTTGGCTTGCTGGGGGCGGCGGGGGCGATGATCGCGGCGTTGCTGCACAACCTCAGCACCTTGCTGGTGCTGGGCAATGCCGGGCGCTTGCTGCGCTATGACGAACGGGACATGAAGGGCTGA
- a CDS encoding phosphatase PAP2 family protein, with the protein MPFTPRARFYLNNLGLPLLLSALVFVLFDLTRLDRWISDLLLDPASGQFIFQHNVWFEKATHKWPRILPDWTGELAVIGLLLSLLWPLLRRSAQATRAVEGIRIAPLLRFTADHRRDFLYVVVAFALCTGVIHYLKSHTGVYCPVETTLYGGNEAHLEWYQQFTWLDKAGPGRCWPGGHASSGFTLLALYFVALRHRWPHARKLLLAILVVGFIYGTTRVLQGWHYMSHTFWAGIFVWLTSWGTALVFYGRPALQASAVTEVSSPRACETPSALQLP; encoded by the coding sequence ATGCCATTCACACCGCGCGCGCGTTTCTACCTGAACAACCTCGGCCTGCCGCTGCTGCTGTCGGCGCTGGTCTTCGTGCTGTTCGACCTGACCCGCCTGGACCGCTGGATCAGCGACCTGCTGCTGGACCCAGCCAGCGGCCAGTTCATCTTCCAGCACAACGTCTGGTTCGAGAAAGCCACCCACAAGTGGCCACGGATTCTCCCGGACTGGACCGGCGAACTGGCCGTCATCGGCCTGCTGCTGTCATTGCTGTGGCCGTTGTTGCGCCGTTCCGCGCAAGCGACCCGCGCCGTCGAAGGCATTCGAATCGCCCCGCTGCTGCGCTTTACCGCCGATCACCGGCGCGACTTCCTGTATGTCGTGGTGGCCTTCGCCCTGTGCACCGGCGTCATCCATTACCTCAAGAGCCACACGGGTGTGTACTGCCCTGTGGAAACCACCCTGTACGGGGGCAACGAGGCGCATCTGGAGTGGTACCAGCAGTTCACCTGGCTGGACAAGGCCGGGCCAGGCCGCTGCTGGCCGGGCGGCCACGCATCCAGTGGTTTCACCTTGCTGGCCCTGTACTTCGTCGCCCTGCGCCACCGCTGGCCACACGCCCGCAAGCTTCTGCTGGCGATCCTCGTGGTCGGGTTCATCTATGGCACCACCCGGGTATTGCAGGGCTGGCACTACATGTCCCACACCTTCTGGGCCGGGATTTTCGTCTGGCTGACCAGTTGGGGCACGGCGCTGGTGTTCTACGGCCGACCCGCGTTGCAGGCGTCGGCAGTCACCGAGGTCAGTAGTCCCCGCGCTTGCGAAACGCCCAGCGCCCTGCAATTACCGTGA
- the cprA gene encoding cationic peptide resistance protein CprA (CprA (cationic peptide resistance A) is an SDR family oxidoreductase by homology): MNSHVTGAPQTLHHLPERILLTGATGFLGGSVTAQLIADGQAANLCFLVRAESRQQGLERLRDNLLQHGVSHADNLTLGEEQIICGDFLDTSWLARETPRLMQVDRVINCAAVASFSKNPTIWPVNVEGTYAFAEVLSRSKRLKRFLHVGTAMCCGPERESPISESWDFPEAEQQLVDYTASKAEIERRMREQLPNLPLVVARPSIVVGHRSLGCQASGSIFWVFRMGFALESFTCGLDEQIDVIPVDYCAEALIGLALKPQLSHDLYHISAGHGSACTFAEIDEAFALANGAKPVGERYRKVDVDDLKSLASSFETRIGPANPRLVLRALRLYSGFADLNYLFDNSRLLEEGIAVPPRFTDYLDVCVKSSSGVSIATQMQWDFK; this comes from the coding sequence ATGAACTCCCACGTCACTGGTGCGCCACAAACCCTGCATCACCTCCCTGAACGCATCCTGCTGACCGGCGCCACGGGTTTCCTCGGCGGCTCGGTCACCGCCCAGCTGATCGCCGATGGCCAAGCAGCCAACCTGTGCTTCCTGGTACGCGCCGAAAGCCGCCAGCAAGGCCTTGAGCGCCTGCGCGACAACCTGCTGCAGCACGGTGTCAGCCACGCTGACAACCTGACGCTGGGCGAGGAGCAGATCATCTGCGGCGACTTCCTCGACACCTCCTGGCTGGCCCGGGAAACACCGCGCCTGATGCAGGTCGACCGAGTAATCAACTGCGCCGCCGTAGCATCGTTTTCGAAGAACCCGACCATCTGGCCGGTGAACGTCGAAGGCACCTACGCCTTCGCCGAAGTGCTGAGCCGCTCCAAGCGCCTCAAGCGCTTCCTGCATGTCGGCACGGCGATGTGCTGCGGCCCGGAGCGCGAGTCGCCGATCAGCGAATCGTGGGACTTCCCCGAGGCCGAGCAGCAACTGGTGGACTACACCGCGTCCAAGGCGGAAATCGAGCGGCGCATGCGCGAACAACTGCCGAACCTGCCGCTGGTGGTGGCGCGCCCGTCCATCGTGGTCGGCCACCGCAGCCTTGGCTGCCAGGCCTCCGGCAGCATCTTCTGGGTGTTCCGCATGGGCTTCGCCCTGGAAAGCTTCACCTGCGGGCTCGACGAACAGATCGACGTGATCCCGGTGGACTACTGCGCCGAGGCGCTGATCGGCCTGGCGCTCAAGCCGCAACTGAGCCACGACCTCTACCACATCTCCGCCGGCCACGGCTCGGCCTGCACCTTCGCCGAGATCGACGAGGCCTTCGCCCTGGCCAATGGCGCGAAGCCAGTGGGTGAGCGTTACCGCAAGGTGGATGTCGACGACCTGAAGTCGCTGGCCAGCAGCTTCGAAACCCGCATCGGCCCAGCCAACCCGCGCCTGGTGCTGCGCGCCCTGCGCCTGTACAGCGGCTTCGCCGACCTCAACTACCTGTTCGACAACAGCCGCCTGCTGGAGGAAGGGATCGCGGTGCCGCCGCGCTTCACCGACTACCTGGACGTGTGTGTCAAATCGTCCAGCGGCGTGAGCATCGCCACCCAGATGCAGTGGGACTTCAAGTAA
- a CDS encoding protease modulator HflK has protein sequence MSVNLDTADLEGMPRFQQSPGQARRLVLLSHCTLLGAGLLWLLAFLVGLFAPASHWTVLLAVNAAAFMLLGAVAQSVWTPVSWRAEALGERPAPLAFWRALAHADEPPANAYERWLARIGDAWRKQLRRVGHDALRLAALALLALAVLAGAWRLDLPAPTLAGQAGWVAVALFGAIAFGLLVFERHLAATPATDWPEAGALAAVVRLVIAVQVLSIPCLVFADGLRLWPARLAVLIAILPGLLALELLLRAVLSVFRPQRPREEPTLVANSLTAGLLQWPPRPLAFLQGELQQRLGIDLRQVWAFGFMRRALLPVAGLVALVGWLLTGVVQVPMNGRGVYERFGDPVAVYPPGLHIGLPWPLGRVLAVDNGTLHELATSGDAAVADPLTDAEGPPPASANRLWDAAHVAENAQVIAGSDGGRQSFQIVNMDVRFIYRIGLDDASAIAATYHTRDVAQLVRSIANRVLVHDFANRSLDGLLGAQREALGRDIGNAVQADLDRLDSGVQILVTAVEAIHPPAGAANAYHGVQAAQIGAQALVAEERGQAARQAALARQNAAVQTDKASADAHQITARAQAQDIAFKAESAAWRQAGQAFILEQYLARLSQGLAAGNALIIDHRLTAAQAPTVDLRTFAPPIDPTPSRPQQERAN, from the coding sequence ATGAGCGTCAATCTGGATACCGCAGACCTGGAGGGCATGCCACGCTTCCAGCAATCGCCCGGCCAGGCGCGCCGCCTGGTCCTGCTGAGCCACTGCACCTTGTTGGGCGCGGGCCTGTTGTGGTTGCTGGCCTTCCTGGTCGGGTTGTTCGCACCTGCCAGTCACTGGACCGTGCTGCTGGCCGTCAACGCTGCGGCGTTCATGCTGCTTGGCGCGGTGGCGCAGTCCGTGTGGACGCCGGTCAGCTGGCGTGCCGAGGCCCTGGGCGAGCGGCCGGCGCCACTGGCCTTCTGGCGCGCCCTGGCGCACGCCGACGAGCCACCGGCGAATGCTTATGAACGCTGGCTGGCGCGTATCGGTGATGCCTGGCGCAAGCAATTGCGGCGGGTCGGCCATGATGCCTTGCGCCTGGCGGCCCTGGCGTTGCTCGCCCTGGCCGTGCTGGCGGGCGCCTGGCGGCTCGACCTGCCGGCGCCGACGCTGGCGGGGCAGGCCGGCTGGGTCGCCGTTGCGCTGTTCGGCGCCATCGCCTTCGGCCTGCTGGTGTTCGAGCGTCACCTGGCGGCGACTCCCGCGACGGATTGGCCGGAGGCCGGCGCCCTGGCCGCGGTGGTGCGGTTGGTCATCGCCGTCCAGGTGCTGTCCATTCCCTGCCTGGTGTTCGCCGACGGCCTGCGCCTGTGGCCCGCGCGGTTGGCGGTGCTGATCGCCATCCTGCCCGGCCTGCTGGCGCTGGAACTGTTGCTGCGCGCGGTGCTTTCGGTGTTCCGCCCGCAGCGCCCGCGCGAGGAGCCGACGTTGGTGGCGAACAGCCTGACGGCCGGGCTGCTGCAGTGGCCGCCGCGGCCACTGGCGTTCCTCCAGGGCGAATTGCAGCAGCGCCTGGGTATCGACCTGCGGCAGGTCTGGGCATTCGGTTTCATGCGCCGGGCCTTGCTGCCGGTGGCTGGGCTGGTGGCGCTGGTGGGGTGGCTGCTGACGGGCGTGGTGCAGGTACCGATGAACGGCCGGGGTGTGTACGAGCGCTTTGGCGACCCGGTAGCGGTCTATCCGCCCGGGCTGCACATAGGGTTGCCCTGGCCCTTGGGGCGGGTGCTGGCGGTGGACAACGGCACGCTCCATGAACTGGCCACCTCGGGTGACGCCGCGGTGGCCGACCCGTTGACCGATGCAGAAGGGCCACCACCTGCCAGCGCCAACCGCCTGTGGGATGCCGCCCACGTTGCCGAAAACGCCCAGGTCATCGCGGGCAGTGACGGCGGTCGGCAGAGCTTCCAGATCGTCAACATGGACGTGCGCTTCATTTACCGCATCGGCCTCGACGATGCCTCGGCAATCGCCGCCACGTATCACACCCGCGATGTCGCGCAACTGGTGCGCAGCATTGCCAACCGGGTGCTGGTTCACGATTTCGCCAATCGCTCGCTGGACGGGCTGTTGGGCGCGCAGCGCGAAGCCCTTGGTCGGGACATCGGCAACGCCGTGCAAGCCGACCTCGATCGGCTGGACAGCGGCGTGCAGATCCTCGTCACGGCGGTGGAGGCGATCCACCCACCGGCCGGCGCTGCCAATGCCTATCACGGCGTGCAGGCGGCGCAGATCGGCGCCCAGGCGCTGGTCGCCGAGGAGCGTGGCCAGGCCGCGCGGCAGGCAGCCCTGGCCCGGCAGAACGCCGCCGTGCAGACCGACAAGGCCAGCGCCGATGCCCACCAGATCACCGCCAGGGCGCAGGCCCAGGACATTGCCTTCAAGGCCGAAAGCGCGGCTTGGCGACAAGCCGGCCAGGCCTTCATCCTCGAGCAGTACCTGGCGCGCCTGAGCCAGGGGCTGGCCGCCGGCAATGCCCTGATCATCGACCACCGGTTGACCGCGGCCCAGGCCCCGACCGTGGACCTGCGCACATTTGCCCCGCCCATCGACCCGACCCCTTCCAGACCTCAGCAGGAGCGCGCCAATTGA
- the hflC gene encoding protease modulator HflC yields MSSHAPHAHHACGHDHAHDHDHPHAPPAKGARWRVLAALLLVLLLATAACFVQVRVGEATVITRFGNPSRVLTEPGLAWRWPLPFENAVPVDLRLRTTSSGLQDVGTRDGLRIIVQAYIAWQVAADPQSIQRFMRAVQNQPDEAARQIRTLVGSALETSASGFELADLVNVDASQVRIDAFEQRLQAQIEQQLAQTYGIKVVQVGIERLTLPKVTLEATVERMRAERETIATERTAEGKRKAAEIHSAAERDARILEADANVKAAQVQAQAQVEAAQVYGKAYASAPELYKLLRSLDTLGTVVTPGTRLVLRTDAAPFRALVDGPPAPSSAGNGAGRGHD; encoded by the coding sequence TTGAGCTCTCACGCCCCCCATGCCCACCACGCGTGCGGCCACGATCATGCCCATGACCACGACCATCCCCATGCGCCACCGGCGAAGGGCGCGCGCTGGCGGGTGCTCGCCGCGCTGCTGCTGGTGCTGCTGCTGGCCACGGCGGCGTGTTTCGTCCAGGTCCGGGTGGGCGAGGCCACGGTCATCACCCGTTTCGGCAACCCGTCGCGGGTGCTGACCGAGCCTGGGCTGGCCTGGCGCTGGCCATTGCCGTTCGAGAACGCGGTGCCGGTCGACCTGCGCCTGCGCACCACCTCCAGCGGCCTGCAGGATGTCGGCACCCGCGATGGCCTGCGCATCATCGTGCAGGCATATATCGCCTGGCAGGTCGCCGCCGACCCGCAGAGCATCCAGCGCTTCATGCGCGCGGTGCAGAACCAGCCCGACGAGGCGGCGCGGCAGATCCGCACCCTGGTGGGCTCGGCGCTGGAAACCAGTGCCAGCGGCTTCGAGCTGGCCGACCTGGTCAACGTCGACGCCAGCCAGGTGCGGATCGACGCCTTCGAGCAGCGCTTGCAGGCGCAGATCGAGCAGCAACTGGCGCAGACCTACGGCATCAAGGTGGTGCAGGTGGGCATCGAGCGGCTCACCCTGCCCAAGGTGACGCTCGAAGCCACGGTCGAGCGCATGCGTGCCGAGCGCGAGACCATCGCCACCGAACGCACCGCCGAAGGCAAGCGCAAGGCCGCCGAGATCCACTCGGCGGCGGAGCGTGATGCGCGGATCCTCGAGGCCGACGCCAACGTCAAGGCGGCGCAGGTCCAGGCCCAGGCCCAGGTCGAGGCCGCGCAGGTCTACGGCAAGGCCTACGCCAGTGCGCCGGAGCTGTACAAGCTACTGCGCTCGCTCGACACGCTGGGCACGGTCGTCACCCCCGGCACGCGCCTGGTGCTGCGCACCGACGCCGCGCCGTTCCGCGCCCTGGTCGATGGGCCGCCAGCGCCTTCGAGCGCTGGCAATGGGGCAGGGCGCGGCCATGACTAG
- the hflK gene encoding protease modulator HflK, translating into MTSPSRMAATGNPWLQSARIGFIALYGVTLVAALGWLFGNVREVGPDSRAVVLRLGAEQRIQEAGLLLAWPRPFEQVLMLPSADRVSERRVELLLRSELALKSDKNGTLASDATAGSGYLLTGDAGIVQLEVRVFYKVNAPYAFTRQGAHLEPALDRLVERNAVQVCASRDMDTILVARPELVGADAQVAERRERLRGDLQRGINRSLAALKTAGTDLGIEVVRVDVQSSLPLSAVGAFNAVLTASQQAEKEVAQARNDAARQLQQATQAADHTVQVAQAEARERLARANADTATIAGLAQQQDPGLMLRLYRERMPAILSRAGAVTTVNPDDSGHLILEGPKP; encoded by the coding sequence ATGACTAGCCCGAGCCGTATGGCAGCCACCGGCAACCCCTGGCTGCAGTCGGCGCGTATCGGCTTCATCGCCCTTTATGGGGTGACCCTGGTCGCGGCGCTGGGCTGGTTGTTCGGCAATGTTCGCGAAGTGGGGCCCGACAGCCGAGCAGTGGTGCTGCGGTTGGGTGCCGAGCAACGCATCCAGGAGGCCGGCTTGCTGCTGGCCTGGCCGCGCCCCTTCGAGCAGGTGCTGATGCTGCCGTCGGCCGACCGGGTCAGCGAACGCCGGGTCGAGTTGCTGCTGCGTTCGGAACTGGCGCTGAAGTCGGACAAGAACGGTACCCTGGCCAGCGACGCCACGGCCGGCTCCGGCTATCTGCTGACTGGCGACGCGGGCATCGTGCAGTTGGAGGTGCGGGTGTTCTACAAGGTCAACGCACCCTATGCCTTCACCCGCCAGGGTGCGCACCTGGAACCGGCGCTGGATCGCCTGGTCGAGCGCAACGCCGTGCAAGTCTGCGCTTCGCGAGACATGGACACGATCCTGGTGGCCCGCCCAGAGCTGGTCGGCGCCGACGCCCAGGTTGCCGAGCGCCGCGAGCGCCTGCGCGGCGACCTGCAACGCGGCATCAACCGCAGCCTCGCCGCGCTCAAGACGGCGGGCACCGACCTGGGCATCGAGGTGGTGCGGGTCGATGTGCAGTCTTCGCTGCCGTTGTCGGCGGTGGGGGCGTTCAATGCGGTACTCACCGCCAGCCAGCAAGCCGAGAAAGAGGTGGCCCAGGCCCGCAACGATGCCGCCCGGCAACTGCAGCAGGCCACCCAGGCCGCCGATCATACCGTGCAGGTTGCCCAGGCCGAGGCCCGTGAGCGTTTGGCCCGGGCCAATGCCGACACCGCCACCATCGCCGGCCTGGCGCAGCAGCAAGACCCCGGGCTGATGCTGCGCCTGTACCGCGAACGCATGCCGGCGATCCTGTCCCGGGCCGGGGCCGTCACCACGGTCAACCCTGATGACAGTGGGCACCTGATCCTCGAGGGCCCCAAGCCGTGA
- a CDS encoding acyloxyacyl hydrolase, which produces MPRSFAPTLALLALCAFAGNSQATDISGALGTTGQNGFVGRIGLGFDWDKRWLVSDTGHLTGYWDAGLTHWEAGKRASARTSLSFAPVFLYEFNTTGSLVPFIEAGVGVALFSGTQVGDRTLGSAFHFEDRLGVGLKFANQDRVGLRLIHYSNAGIKQPNNGIESYSLFYRHAF; this is translated from the coding sequence ATGCCAAGATCTTTCGCTCCAACCCTCGCCCTCCTCGCACTCTGCGCGTTCGCCGGCAACAGCCAGGCCACGGACATCAGCGGCGCCCTCGGCACCACCGGGCAGAACGGCTTCGTCGGCCGCATCGGCCTGGGCTTCGACTGGGACAAACGCTGGCTGGTGAGCGACACGGGCCACCTCACCGGTTACTGGGACGCCGGCCTGACCCACTGGGAAGCCGGCAAGCGCGCCTCGGCCCGCACCTCGCTGTCCTTCGCGCCGGTATTCCTCTACGAGTTCAACACCACCGGCAGCCTCGTGCCCTTCATCGAAGCGGGCGTCGGCGTGGCGCTGTTCTCGGGCACGCAAGTGGGCGACCGAACCCTGGGCTCGGCGTTCCACTTCGAAGACCGTCTCGGCGTCGGCCTGAAATTCGCCAATCAGGACCGGGTCGGCCTGCGGCTCATCCACTACTCCAACGCTGGCATCAAGCAGCCGAACAACGGCATCGAATCGTATTCGCTGTTCTACCGCCACGCTTTCTGA
- a CDS encoding transporter, which yields MLNASTPHHEADLHGLLYAYVFRPGLPGRELDAAQATARLLAPDHSDEFLWLHLNLAHAACERWMKSNLDLPETFFETLREGSRSTRIEHVDSALLAVVNDLVFSFGLVSSDVSTLWACARCRLLVSARLQPLHSVDELRSSVKRGECFGSTVELLVHLVRDQSDLLTQVVRETTLKVDRIEDQLLSLRLSDNRAELSSLRRVLVRLQRLLALEPGSLLRLLNRPPEWLGEQDIRQMRASTEEFSVIINDLTSLVERIKLLQEEIAAKLTEQNNRTLFTLTVVTVLALPINIIAGFFGMNVGGVPLADDPHGFWVLVALVVTFTVIAGRWAFRKRGDY from the coding sequence ATGCTCAACGCCAGCACCCCACACCACGAAGCGGACCTGCACGGCCTGCTCTACGCCTATGTGTTTCGCCCCGGCTTGCCGGGGCGTGAACTCGACGCGGCGCAAGCGACGGCGCGCCTGCTCGCGCCTGACCACAGCGACGAGTTCCTCTGGTTGCACCTGAACCTTGCCCACGCCGCCTGCGAGCGCTGGATGAAGAGCAACCTCGACCTGCCGGAAACCTTTTTCGAGACCTTGCGCGAAGGGTCGCGCTCCACGCGAATCGAGCATGTCGACTCGGCCTTGCTGGCGGTGGTCAACGACCTGGTGTTCAGCTTTGGTCTGGTGTCTTCCGATGTCTCGACGCTATGGGCCTGCGCCCGCTGCCGGCTGCTGGTCAGCGCCCGGTTGCAGCCGCTGCATTCGGTGGACGAGCTGCGCTCCTCGGTGAAGCGCGGAGAATGTTTCGGTTCCACGGTGGAACTGTTGGTGCACCTGGTGCGCGACCAGAGCGACCTGCTCACCCAGGTGGTGCGCGAAACCACGCTGAAGGTCGACCGTATCGAAGACCAACTGCTATCGCTGCGTTTGAGCGACAACCGTGCCGAGCTCAGCAGCCTGCGCCGCGTGCTGGTGCGCCTGCAACGCCTGCTGGCCCTGGAACCGGGCTCGCTGCTGCGCCTGCTCAATCGCCCGCCCGAGTGGCTGGGCGAGCAGGATATCCGCCAGATGCGGGCTTCCACCGAGGAGTTCTCGGTGATCATCAACGACCTGACCAGCCTGGTCGAGCGGATCAAGCTGCTGCAGGAAGAGATCGCCGCCAAGCTCACCGAGCAGAACAACCGCACGTTGTTCACCCTGACCGTGGTGACCGTGCTGGCGCTGCCGATCAACATCATCGCCGGCTTCTTCGGCATGAACGTCGGTGGCGTGCCGCTGGCGGACGACCCTCACGGTTTCTGGGTGCTGGTGGCGCTGGTGGTGACCTTCACGGTAATTGCAGGGCGCTGGGCGTTTCGCAAGCGCGGGGACTACTGA